The Pseudomonas moraviensis genome contains the following window.
GGCAGCGCGCAACTCGGCGAGATAATCGTCCCAGAGTTCGGTCTGGCGTTTGCCGAGTTCGTAGAGGTATTCCCAGGTGAACAGGCCACTGTCGTGACCGTCGTCGAAGGTCAGTTTCAGTGCATAGTTGCCGGCCGGCTCCAGCTTGCTCAAACCAACATTGAGCTTGCCGAATTGCAGGATCGGTTTGCCGTGGCCCTGGACCTCGGCGGAGGGGGAGTGCACACGCAGAAACTCGGCGGGCAGGGTGAATTCCTCGCCGGACGCATAAGTGAGCGTCAGGGTTTTCGAGGCTTTGTGCAGTTTGATGTCGGTAGGAATATTAGTCATTGCAGGTCATCCGACTGTGATGAGCCCTGTAGGAGCTGCCGAAGGCTGCGATCTTTTGATTTTGCTTTTCAGGATCAAGATCAAAAGATCGCAGCCTTCGGCAGCTCCTACAGGGAGAAGTGACCTACAGGATATAACGGGACAGATCTTCGTTCTGCGCCAATTCGCCGAGGTGGCTGTTGACGTAGTCGGCGTCGATCAGGATCGCCTTGTCATCGTGGGCGCTGGCCAGGTCGCCGGCGCTGAACGACACCTCTTCAAGCAGGCGCTCAAGCAGCGTGTGCAGGCGACGGGCACCGATGTTCTCGGTCTTCTCGTTGACCTGCCAGGCGATCTCCGCCAGACGCTTGATGCCCTCGGGCTGGAACTGGATGTTCAGGCCTTCGGTTTTCAGCAACGCGCAGTATTGTTCGGTGAGAGAGGCATGCGGTTCGCTGAGGATGCGCTCGAAATCTTCCGGGCTCAGCGCCTTGAGTTCGACGCGAATCGGCAGACGGCCTTGCAGCTCCGGCACCAGATCGCTCGGCTTGCTCAGGTGGAACGCGCCGGAAGCGATGAACAGGATGTGGTCGGTCTTGACCATACCCAGTTTGGTGTTGACGGTGCAGCCTTCGATCAGCGGCAGCAGGTCGCGCTGTACGCCTTCGCGGGAGACATCGGCGCCGCCGACATTGCCGCGCTTGGCGACCTTGTCGATTTCGTCGATGAACACGATGCCGTGCTGCTCGACCGCTTCCAGCGCCTTGGCCTTCAGCTCTTCTTCGTTGACCAGACGCCCGGCTTCTTCATCGCGCACCAGTTTCAGCGCTTCCTTGACCTTGAGCTTGCGCGACTTCTTCTTGCCCTTGCCCATGTTGGCAAACAGCGATTGCAGCTGGTTGGTCATCTCTTCCATGCCCGGCGGCGTGGCGATTTCGATGCCGGAAACTTCGGCCACTTCGATCTCGATTTCCTTGTCGTCCAGCTGGCCTTCGCGCAGGCGCTTGCGGAACAGCTGACGCGTGTTGGAATCAGAGCTCGGCGCTTCTTCGTTGCTGAAGCCCATGCGTGCCGGCGGCAGCAACGCGTCGAGGATGCGGTCCTCGGCAGCGTCTTCAGCGCGGTGGCGCACTCGGGTCATTTCCTGCTCGCGGAGCATCTTGATCGCAGCGTCAGCCAGATCACGGATGATCGACTCGACGTCACGGCCGACATAACCGACTTCGGTGAATTTGGTCGCTTCGACCTTGATGAACGGCGCATTGGCCAATTTCGCCAGGCGACGGGCGATCTCGGTTTTACCGACACCAGTCGGGCCGATCATCAGGATGTTCTTCGGGGTCACCTCAACGCGCAGCTCTTCAGGCAGCTGCATGCGGCGCCAGCGGTTGCGCAGGGCAATCGCGACGGCGCGCTTGGCATCGTCCTGGCCGATGATATGGCGGTTGAGTTCGTGGACGATTTCGCGGGGAGTCATGGACATAATAATTGACGGTCCTCAAGCAGAAACAAGCCGTGGCACACGGGCCGCAATAGGCTTATTCAGCGAGATCCTGCTCCTCAATGGTCTGGGTGTGGTTGGTGAATACGCAGATGTCGCCGGCGATGCCAAGGGCGGTTTCGACGATCTCGCGCGCCGACAGATCGGTCTTTT
Protein-coding sequences here:
- a CDS encoding gamma-butyrobetaine hydroxylase-like domain-containing protein; its protein translation is MTNIPTDIKLHKASKTLTLTYASGEEFTLPAEFLRVHSPSAEVQGHGKPILQFGKLNVGLSKLEPAGNYALKLTFDDGHDSGLFTWEYLYELGKRQTELWDDYLAELRAAGKSRDPNESFVKLML
- the hslU gene encoding ATP-dependent protease ATPase subunit HslU, with translation MSMTPREIVHELNRHIIGQDDAKRAVAIALRNRWRRMQLPEELRVEVTPKNILMIGPTGVGKTEIARRLAKLANAPFIKVEATKFTEVGYVGRDVESIIRDLADAAIKMLREQEMTRVRHRAEDAAEDRILDALLPPARMGFSNEEAPSSDSNTRQLFRKRLREGQLDDKEIEIEVAEVSGIEIATPPGMEEMTNQLQSLFANMGKGKKKSRKLKVKEALKLVRDEEAGRLVNEEELKAKALEAVEQHGIVFIDEIDKVAKRGNVGGADVSREGVQRDLLPLIEGCTVNTKLGMVKTDHILFIASGAFHLSKPSDLVPELQGRLPIRVELKALSPEDFERILSEPHASLTEQYCALLKTEGLNIQFQPEGIKRLAEIAWQVNEKTENIGARRLHTLLERLLEEVSFSAGDLASAHDDKAILIDADYVNSHLGELAQNEDLSRYIL